A genomic region of Maniola hyperantus chromosome 5, iAphHyp1.2, whole genome shotgun sequence contains the following coding sequences:
- the LOC117982510 gene encoding cuticle protein 7-like: MLRLHVTSVMIFHFVIKSVMWVFTIVAFAAVASAQLHGGYGGHGHGHAVSSQSIVQHQSHAPAHYAPVIAHQPAHYVHAPQDHYAPAHYAFEYSVHDSHTGDIKSQHETREGDHVTGFYSLHEPDGTVRRVEYTADAHNGFNAIVHREGHARHEVPAYHH; the protein is encoded by the exons ATGCTGCGACTTCATGTCACCAGTGTGATGATCTTCCACTTTGTAATCAAAAGTGTAATGTGG GTCTTCACCATTGTGGCGTTCGCCGCTGTTGCGTCCGCACAGCTGCACGGTGGCTACGGCGGCCACGGCCACGGCCACGCGGTCTCTTCACAGAGCATAGTGCAGCACCAGAGCCACGCGCCCGCGCACTACGCTCCCGTCATCGCGCATCAACCTGCACACTACGTACACGCACCACAAGACCATTAC GCTCCTGCCCACTACGCTTTCGAGTACAGCGTGCATGACTCGCACACTGGTGACATCAAGTCGCAGCACGAGACTCGTGAGGGAGACCATGTGACCGGATTCTACAGCCTGCACGAGCCCGACGGTACCGTCCGTCGTGTAGAGTACACCGCTGATGCCCACAACGg ATTTAACGCTATTGTTCATCGTGAAGGCCATGCCCGCCATGAAGTCCCCGCCTACCATCATTAA
- the LOC138402311 gene encoding cuticle protein 19-like, producing MYSKVLCFVALIAVVVANGHAPAYSSQHVSKHDGKPEIVHVGHEGHGHVDYHTHPKYTFEYKVEDHHTGDIKSQHETRDGDVVKGHYSLHQPDGSERNVHYEADKHTGFHADVKFGVHHVHPKHHD from the exons atgtaCTCCAAg GTGTTGTGTTTTGTTGCCCTCATTGCCGTGGTTGTCGCGAACGGGCATGCACCGGCTTACTCCTCTCAGCACGTCTCCAAACATGACGGCAAACCCGAGATTGTGCATGTTGGACACGAAGGTCATGGACATGTTGACTACCAT ACTCATCCTAAGTACACCTTCGAGTACAAAGTAGAAGACCATCACACAGGAGACATCAAGTCCCAACACGAGACCCGTGATGGCGATGTTGTCAAGGGACACTACAGCCTGCACCAGCCCGACGGTTCCGAAAGGAATGTTCATTACGAGGCTGACAAACACACTGG TTTCCACGCTGACGTGAAATTCGGCGTACATCACGTCCATCCCAAACATCATgattag
- the LOC117982509 gene encoding cuticle protein 7-like isoform X1, giving the protein MYSKVLCMAVIVAIVAQFEDASGYGVAFSSNHFSKHDGHPEIVHGHGHHVDYHTHPHYTFDYKVEDQHTGDMKSQHESRDGDVVKGYYSLHQPDGSERTVHYHGDHHTGFHADVKYATHHIVPHHHHHHY; this is encoded by the exons ATGTACTCAAAG GTTCTATGCATGGCTGTCATTGTCGCTATTGTAGCGCAATTTGAAGATGCCAGCGGCTATGGCGTAGCGTTCTCTTCCAATCATTTCTCCAAACACGATGGTCATCCGGAAATTGTTCACGGTCACGGTCACCACGTTGACTATCAT ACCCACCCTCACTATACTTTTGACTACAAAGTAGAGGATCAGCACACCGGCGATATGAAGTCCCAGCACGAATCACGAGATGGTGACGTGGTTAAAGGCTACTACTCCCTACACCAGCCTGATGGCTCCGAAAGGACTGTTCACTACCACGGCGATCACCACACTGG ATTCCACGCAGACGTGAAATACGCTACCCATCACATcgttcctcatcatcatcaccatcattattAA
- the LOC117982328 gene encoding adult-specific cuticular protein ACP-20-like, translating to MFAKVLFFVTLVALAVAQPGHRYGEAYSSQHISRHDGHPEIVHVRGDHDRGYGHEHEHKHVDYYAYPKYEFDYKVEDHHTGDIKSQHETRDGDVVKGYYSLHQPDGSERNVHYESDKHSGFHADVKYGVHHLVHKHHD from the exons ATGTTCGCCAAG GTATTGTTCTTCGTCACCCTCGTCGCTCTAGCGGTTGCCCAACCAGGGCATCGCTATGGAGAGGCATACTCTTCGCAGCACATTTCGCGTCACGACGGACACCCAGAGATCGTGCATGTCCGTGGAGATCATGATCGTGGATACGGACATGAACATGAACATAAACATGTTGACTACTAT GCATACCCTAAGTACGAATTCGATTACAAAGTAGAGGATCATCATACCGGTGACATCAAGTCCCAGCACGAGACTCGTGATGGAGACGTCGTCAAGGGATACTACAGCCTGCACCAGCCTGATGGTTCTGAAAGGAATGTGCATTATGAGTCCGACAAACACTCTGG TTTCCACGCTGACGTTAAATACGGTGTCCATCATCTTGTCCATAAGCATCATGATTAA
- the LOC117982508 gene encoding cuticle protein 19-like: MSFKVLCFVILAVVSFADYGYGHGHAYSSQHISRHDGHPKIVHLHGHHGHNHIDYHTHPKYTFEYKVHDDHTGDIKSQHETRDGDVVKGYYSLHQPDGSVRAVHYHGDHHTGFHADVKYDTHHIIPKKHYY; encoded by the exons ATGTCTTTCAAG GTTCTGTGTTTCGTCATTCTTGCTGTGGTTTCCTTCGCCGATTATGGATATGGACATGGTCACGCATATTCGTCTCAACATATTTCTCGACATGACGGACATCCAAAGATTGTGCATCTGCATGGACATCACGGGCATAATCATATCGATTACCAT ACACATCCCAAGTACACCTTCGAGTACAAAGTGCACGACGACCACACCGGCGACATCAAGTCGCAACACGAGACGCGTGATGGCGACGTTGTAAAGGGCTACTACTCGTTGCACCAGCCTGATGGTTCAGTGAGAGCTGTTCACTACCATGGCGACCACCATACCGG ATTCCACGCTGATGTCAAGTACGATACGCATCATATCATCCCCAAGAAACACTATTATTAA
- the LOC117982509 gene encoding cuticle protein 7-like isoform X2, which translates to MAVIVAIVAQFEDASGYGVAFSSNHFSKHDGHPEIVHGHGHHVDYHTHPHYTFDYKVEDQHTGDMKSQHESRDGDVVKGYYSLHQPDGSERTVHYHGDHHTGFHADVKYATHHIVPHHHHHHY; encoded by the exons ATGGCTGTCATTGTCGCTATTGTAGCGCAATTTGAAGATGCCAGCGGCTATGGCGTAGCGTTCTCTTCCAATCATTTCTCCAAACACGATGGTCATCCGGAAATTGTTCACGGTCACGGTCACCACGTTGACTATCAT ACCCACCCTCACTATACTTTTGACTACAAAGTAGAGGATCAGCACACCGGCGATATGAAGTCCCAGCACGAATCACGAGATGGTGACGTGGTTAAAGGCTACTACTCCCTACACCAGCCTGATGGCTCCGAAAGGACTGTTCACTACCACGGCGATCACCACACTGG ATTCCACGCAGACGTGAAATACGCTACCCATCACATcgttcctcatcatcatcaccatcattattAA
- the LOC138402308 gene encoding larval cuticle protein A1A-like → MFSKIIALSAVLAVASAGLVPAAHYSSAAAVSSQSIVRHDQGHGIAAEPIAYNTASLGYSAYAAPAHISGHAAVSSQNIVRHDQGHRSIAVAAPISYAAPISYAAAPVAYAAPRLSGHGAVSSQNIVRHNQGYGSIGLAGSSLAYAAPARVAIAHSAPIVHASPIVHAAPAHGYIAAHQPEPYDAHPKYEFSYSVADGHTGDNKSQHESRDGDVVHGEYSLLESDGSVRKVEYSADAHSGFNAVVHRSAPTVHAAPVAHAPAHILSHY, encoded by the exons atgttctcaaag ATCATCGCTTTGAGCGCTGTATTGGCGGTTGCATCCGCTGGTCTCGTGCCCGCAGCCCACTACTCATCAGCCGCTGCCGTATCCTCCCAAAGCATCGTGCGTCACGACCAGGGCCATGGCATTGCTGCAGAACCTATCGCCTACAACACGGCTTCACTAGGTTACTCTGCCTACGCCGCTCCTGCCCACATCTCCGGGCATGCCGCTGTTTCTTCACAAAACATCGTACGCCACGACCAAGGACATAGATCTATTGCCGTTGCTGCCCCCATCTCCTACGCCGCCCCCATCTCCTACGCCGCCGCCCCTGTGGCCTACGCTGCTCCTCGTCTCTCCGGCCACGGTGCCGTATCTTCCCAGAACATTGTGCGTCACAACCAAGGCTACGGCTCTATCGGTCTAGCTGGTAGCTCTCTCGCCTACGCTGCGCCTGCTCGTGTTGCGATCGCCCACTCTGCCCCTATTGTCCACGCTTCTCCCATCGTTCACGCCGCTCCCGCCCATGGCTACATCGCTGCCCACCAGCCAGAACCCTATGAC gcGCACCCCAAATACGAGTTCTCCTACTCCGTAGCTGACGGTCACACCGGCGACAACAAGTCCCAGCACGAGAGCCGCGACGGAGACGTTGTACATGGTGAATACTCTCTGCTCGAATCTGACGGTTCCGTGCGCAAAGTGGAGTACTCCGCCGACGCACACAGTGGCTTCAACGCTGTAGTCCACCGCTCCGCTCCTACCGTCCATGCTGCCCCAGTAGCGCATGCTCCAGCTCATATCCTCTCACATTATTGA